One genomic window of Sphingomonas ginsengisoli An et al. 2013 includes the following:
- a CDS encoding FkbM family methyltransferase, producing the protein MEGLIRDIYVAHARPGDAMLDVGVNHGTHFVQMAEAVGPAGHVIGFEAAPEMCRQTLEAIALHHAHLRQRTTLYQKAVSDRLGEAKFFFSKINDSGLSSLAHRDNLIEGEYDEITVELVTLDSALSTAFVNRLTFAKFDIEGAEFDAFRGAEEVFRKRPLIAFEWDDTSPAFFNYEPRDLHAFVTSFGYRIYDLFGFEYPHAENLINAKVWNFVAVPGDVSPEEVLKPSLETIKQCYGLTLSVSD; encoded by the coding sequence ATGGAAGGCCTCATTCGCGATATCTACGTCGCGCATGCGCGTCCCGGGGATGCTATGCTCGACGTGGGGGTGAATCACGGAACCCATTTTGTTCAGATGGCCGAAGCCGTAGGCCCAGCGGGTCATGTTATTGGCTTTGAAGCTGCGCCTGAGATGTGCCGACAAACCCTCGAGGCAATCGCCCTACATCATGCGCACCTGCGGCAAAGGACAACCCTTTATCAAAAGGCGGTGTCAGACAGACTCGGAGAGGCCAAATTCTTCTTCAGCAAAATAAATGATTCAGGTCTGAGTAGTCTCGCTCACCGCGACAATCTCATCGAGGGCGAGTACGACGAGATTACAGTTGAATTGGTCACGCTCGATAGCGCCCTTTCAACGGCCTTCGTCAATCGTCTCACTTTTGCGAAATTTGACATAGAAGGCGCCGAATTTGACGCTTTCCGGGGTGCTGAGGAAGTTTTTCGGAAACGACCGCTGATCGCGTTTGAGTGGGACGATACTTCTCCGGCCTTTTTCAATTACGAACCAAGGGACTTGCACGCCTTTGTGACAAGCTTCGGCTATCGGATCTATGATCTCTTTGGCTTTGAGTACCCGCATGCAGAGAATTTGATCAACGCCAAAGTCTGGAACTTTGTGGCCGTGCCGGGAGATGTTTCGCCTGAAGAGGTTCTTAAGCCGAGTCTAGAAACAATAAAGCAATGCTACGGCCTAACGCTTAGCGTGAGCGATTAA
- a CDS encoding tyrosine-type recombinase/integrase: protein MLLTGCRKSEALGATWDQFDLDAGTRPSSQTKQRREHRLPYSSDAAEILARRCAEAAGPHIYAGRLGAPLRDARRTWLSACTSVGLKRVRLHDLRHTFASMAASEGLTCWL from the coding sequence ATGCTCCTAACCGGCTGCCGGAAAAGTGAAGCTCTCGGGGCTACCTGGGACCAGTTCGATCTCGATGCGGGGACTAGGCCGAGTTCTCAGACGAAGCAAAGGCGCGAGCATCGACTTCCGTACTCGTCAGATGCAGCGGAAATCCTCGCACGACGGTGCGCCGAGGCTGCCGGCCCCCACATATATGCCGGCAGGCTCGGCGCACCCCTACGGGATGCCCGGAGGACGTGGCTGTCGGCTTGCACGAGCGTCGGCCTGAAGCGGGTTCGCCTGCATGACTTAAGGCACACGTTTGCGAGCATGGCTGCGTCTGAGGGCCTAACCTGCTGGTTGTAG
- a CDS encoding glycosyltransferase gives MNYESVASFSPVSNHSGIEKLDLIVPVYRNKALVQECLDSIRAHIGEISSYAPRLIVVNDSPDDDEVSAYLSTEANHGSIDLLIENVVNFGFVKSVNKALKASKERGASAILINSDTQTFPGTLSELAAVAALDEQFGFVCPRSNNASLCTFPLPPHSQAGLSIGPEASHQVWSELQDLLPRYSLVPTAIGFYMLIRSVVIQNFGGLDERFGVGYEEENDLVMRAGKVGFRAVLANHAFAYHAGSASFVLTDIELDSHRADNLREITRLHPEFLPLVRKFEHSPGFRAESLMKGLLPDSHGRLDIVFNLLSMGRHHNGTNEFIVSALRAFSREADDRFNVVLLCDWDTARFHGLETIPNIRITSRTDEVYAISFSFGQPYDLHDVNVMEKLAPIVVYSMLDVISLDCGPLRHNQKIEDLWDHVADTASGLVFISEFSRKTFVNRFPSVKGRLFAKLLATQRGCYADQYAESRKGARHIFVAGNHFDHKDSTRVGKLLAETFQSLGFVVLGAQESYPPNVRLLRSGAISELEMNHALASSSVVVLPSFYEGFGFTLMHALALGKPIVARDIAATREILQTFGDTSGVVLFGNDDDLPEAVRKALRAGASSVRGEHGPSWTEWAQDLVVFLGQLTNARDEIYKTVEKRLKTGDLLRAQGMLSVLQSQAAHSSVEPQKQGTSGTSVFKWSDLRELPPELFVRKAYEVVLGRSPDPDGEQHHLRLLREGERRNKVVTGLLASSEYLNGNRKVEISGLPRAPRPNRKLLDFLRR, from the coding sequence ATGAATTACGAATCTGTTGCGTCTTTTTCGCCTGTCTCAAACCACAGCGGGATTGAGAAGCTGGATCTCATTGTTCCGGTCTACAGGAATAAGGCGCTCGTTCAGGAGTGCCTAGACTCGATTAGGGCTCATATCGGTGAGATATCATCGTACGCACCCCGCCTTATCGTGGTCAACGATTCGCCTGATGACGACGAGGTAAGCGCATATCTTTCTACCGAGGCCAACCACGGCTCGATTGATCTGCTGATCGAAAACGTTGTAAATTTCGGATTTGTAAAATCCGTGAATAAGGCGCTCAAGGCATCAAAGGAACGGGGCGCGTCGGCGATCCTGATCAATAGCGACACTCAGACTTTTCCGGGCACACTGTCCGAGCTCGCTGCGGTTGCTGCCCTCGACGAACAATTCGGCTTTGTCTGTCCGCGCTCGAACAATGCGTCGCTTTGCACCTTCCCGCTGCCGCCGCACAGCCAGGCGGGACTATCCATCGGGCCAGAGGCATCGCACCAGGTTTGGTCGGAATTGCAAGACTTGCTCCCACGCTACTCACTCGTGCCGACCGCAATTGGCTTCTACATGCTTATTCGGTCAGTCGTGATTCAGAATTTCGGCGGGTTGGACGAGCGTTTCGGCGTCGGGTACGAAGAAGAAAATGATCTCGTTATGCGTGCAGGAAAGGTCGGGTTCCGCGCCGTCCTTGCAAACCACGCTTTCGCTTATCACGCAGGTTCGGCCTCCTTCGTCCTTACGGATATCGAATTGGATTCGCACCGGGCGGACAACCTTCGCGAAATCACGCGACTCCATCCTGAGTTTTTGCCATTGGTGCGAAAGTTCGAACACTCGCCGGGTTTTCGCGCTGAAAGCTTAATGAAGGGTCTTTTGCCGGACTCTCACGGACGCCTCGATATTGTCTTCAATCTACTCTCTATGGGCCGCCATCATAACGGCACCAACGAATTCATCGTGTCTGCTTTGAGAGCGTTTTCGAGAGAAGCTGACGACCGCTTCAACGTCGTTCTGCTTTGTGATTGGGATACCGCCCGTTTTCATGGCCTTGAAACGATTCCCAACATCCGAATTACTAGTCGGACTGATGAAGTCTATGCGATCTCATTCAGTTTCGGCCAGCCCTACGATTTGCACGACGTGAACGTGATGGAAAAGCTGGCCCCGATCGTAGTCTACTCGATGCTCGATGTTATTTCCCTCGATTGTGGACCCCTCCGGCACAACCAGAAAATCGAAGACCTTTGGGATCATGTCGCCGACACTGCGAGCGGCTTGGTATTTATCAGTGAGTTTTCGAGGAAAACTTTCGTAAATCGATTTCCTTCGGTCAAGGGTCGACTTTTCGCAAAGCTGCTCGCGACGCAGCGTGGCTGTTATGCCGATCAATACGCTGAAAGTCGGAAAGGCGCCCGTCACATTTTTGTCGCCGGGAATCATTTCGACCATAAGGACTCAACGAGAGTCGGAAAACTTCTAGCAGAAACTTTCCAATCCTTGGGATTTGTCGTCCTGGGAGCGCAAGAAAGCTATCCTCCAAATGTTCGCTTGCTGAGGTCGGGCGCGATCAGTGAGCTTGAGATGAATCACGCTCTTGCCAGCAGCAGCGTGGTTGTCCTTCCATCGTTTTACGAGGGATTTGGTTTTACACTCATGCATGCACTTGCATTAGGTAAGCCCATTGTCGCGCGTGATATCGCAGCGACGCGCGAAATTCTGCAAACGTTCGGGGACACGTCGGGCGTGGTCCTGTTCGGCAACGACGACGACCTGCCAGAGGCGGTTCGCAAGGCGTTACGTGCAGGAGCATCATCCGTACGAGGCGAGCATGGCCCGAGCTGGACTGAGTGGGCGCAAGACTTGGTTGTCTTTCTAGGCCAGCTCACGAACGCTCGAGACGAGATTTATAAGACGGTCGAGAAGCGTTTGAAGACTGGCGATCTTCTGCGGGCCCAAGGAATGTTGAGCGTCCTGCAAAGTCAGGCTGCGCATTCGAGCGTTGAGCCGCAAAAGCAAGGCACTAGCGGAACTTCCGTTTTTAAATGGTCAGACCTACGAGAGTTGCCTCCGGAGCTCTTTGTCAGGAAGGCTTACGAGGTCGTCTTGGGCCGCTCCCCTGATCCAGATGGCGAGCAACATCACCTCAGACTTCTAAGAGAAGGCGAGAGGAGGAATAAGGTCGTGACCGGTCTTTTGGCGAGTTCTGAATATCTGAATGGCAATCGCAAGGTGGAAATTTCCGGATTACCAAGAGCACCTCGCCCCAACCGGAAACTGTTGGATTTCTTGCGTAGGTGA
- a CDS encoding ABC transporter permease: MTQSFENTAANSTGLRRSWQIQRRVIWALTLREMLTRFGRHNIGFLWLFAEPMMFTLAVTALWTATKSVHGSNLPIAAFAITGYSSVLLWRNMPGRVINSIEPNLALMYHRNVRPLDIFFARLIIEGAGATMSFVFLVIFFAFSGWIDLPENVLQVSFGWFMLAWFGSSLAILLGALAEEFELVEKLWHPLAYILFPLSGAAFLVDALPQEAQYYVLLLPMVHGTEYIREGFFGSQITAHYDLGYMALVNLGLTISGLSQTMKISRTITPE, encoded by the coding sequence TTGACTCAGTCCTTCGAAAATACAGCAGCGAATTCCACTGGTCTGCGCAGGTCCTGGCAAATACAGCGTCGTGTTATCTGGGCGCTGACTTTGCGCGAGATGTTGACTCGATTCGGACGGCATAACATCGGGTTTCTTTGGCTTTTCGCAGAGCCGATGATGTTCACATTGGCTGTCACTGCGCTGTGGACAGCCACTAAGTCGGTACATGGATCAAATCTTCCGATAGCAGCGTTTGCAATCACCGGATATTCGAGCGTTCTGCTTTGGCGAAATATGCCAGGGCGAGTGATTAATTCGATCGAACCCAATCTGGCGCTTATGTATCACCGCAATGTCAGACCCTTAGATATCTTTTTCGCTCGTCTGATCATCGAGGGTGCCGGAGCGACAATGTCGTTCGTGTTCCTCGTAATATTCTTCGCTTTCTCGGGGTGGATCGATCTTCCTGAAAACGTCCTGCAAGTGTCGTTTGGGTGGTTTATGCTTGCTTGGTTTGGATCAAGTCTTGCAATTCTGCTCGGTGCCCTTGCAGAGGAGTTCGAATTAGTCGAAAAACTTTGGCACCCGCTTGCGTACATTCTCTTCCCGCTCAGCGGTGCGGCGTTCCTAGTCGACGCGCTTCCGCAAGAAGCCCAATATTACGTCCTGTTGTTGCCAATGGTTCACGGCACAGAGTACATCCGTGAAGGCTTCTTTGGTAGCCAGATCACGGCCCATTACGATTTGGGCTACATGGCTCTTGTCAATCTGGGACTGACAATTTCGGGTCTGTCGCAAACGATGAAGATCAGTCGCACGATCACGCCTGAGTAA